AGCCATATTCTGAGTTATAGTTCGCCCGCAACCAATCAAGAGACCGATGAACTTTTTGAAGAAAACCGCAAGCGGATGTCAATATCGGGTGTTCAGGAAAAGTTTTCGGTAATCCTTGATAAGAATAAATTACGATTGATCGAAGAAGGCGAGCAAGGTAATTATATTTTAAAGCCGATACCAGCCTCTGGCCGCAGGCCGGATCAAATGCCGGCCAATGAGCATCTGACTATGCAGATCGCCAGGCAGGTTTATGGTATAGAAACAGCGGAGAACGCATTGATCTTTTTTGCCGACGGTGCGCAGGCCTATATTACGAAACGATTTGACAGGTATGCCGATGGCAGGAAACGTGCGCAGGATGATTTTGCATCATTGGCAGGACGTACGCCCCAAACCCATGGAGAACACTATAAATACCTGGGAAATTATTTAGAGATTTTTGAGCTGATGCAAAAGTATGTTCCTGCTTACACAGTCGAATCACCAAAATTGCTCCGCACATTAATGTTTAACTATTTATTCTCTAACGGTGACGCGCATTTCAAAAACTTCTCATTGCTAGAAACCGATC
The genomic region above belongs to Dyadobacter pollutisoli and contains:
- a CDS encoding type II toxin-antitoxin system HipA family toxin, whose protein sequence is MNLPDIQFCPGTLAPGYDTYSKNCLKRVFDGKRVSHILSYSSPATNQETDELFEENRKRMSISGVQEKFSVILDKNKLRLIEEGEQGNYILKPIPASGRRPDQMPANEHLTMQIARQVYGIETAENALIFFADGAQAYITKRFDRYADGRKRAQDDFASLAGRTPQTHGEHYKYLGNYLEIFELMQKYVPAYTVESPKLLRTLMFNYLFSNGDAHFKNFSLLETDQGDYRLSPAYDLLNSRIHIRDKDFALDDGLLPKKLALGTVMKQFTLLAEIAGINSKVFDGIIARMLSGSKQVEQLILASFLDETTKQNYLQAYQGRLKQLLKT